GGCCGTGAGCTACGCGGGTTGGCAGGTGTCGGTGCGTACCGACAACTCCTACACCAAGGCGCGCATCGAGAGCATCGACGACGAGCGAGTGCGCGCCGACCTCGACGCCGGCAAGGTCGTGGTCATCACCGGCTTCCAGGGCGTGGACGACAACGGCAACATCACCACGCTGGGCCGCGGCGGCAGCGACACCTCGGCCGTGGCCATTGCAGCCGCGATGAAGGCGCACGAGTGCCTGATCTACACCGACGTCGACGGCGTCTACACCACCGATCCGCGCGTGGAGCCCGATGCGCGCCGCCTCTCGACCGTGAGCTTCGAAGAGATGCTCGAGATGGCGAGCCTGGGCTCCAAGGTGCTGCAGATCCGCTCGGTGGAATTCGCCGGCAAGTACAAGGTGCCGCTGCGTGTGCTCTCGAGCTTCACGCCGTGGGACATCGACATCAATGAAGAGGCCAAGTCCGGCACGCTGATCACTTTCGAGGAAGACGAAAACATGGAACAAGCCGTCGTATCCGGCATCGCTTTCAACCGCGACGAAGCCAAGATCTCGGTGCTCGGCGTGCCCGACAAGCCGGGCATCGCGTATCACATCCTCGGTGCCGTGGCGGACGCCAACATCGAAGTCGACGTGATCATCCAGAACCTCAGCAAGGACGGCCGAACCGACTTCAGCTTCACCGTGCACCGCAACGAGTATGCGAAGACGGTCGACCTGCTGCAGTCGAAGGTCATGCCCTCGCTGGGCGCGACCGAGATCGTGGGCGACACCAAGATCTGCAAGGTCAGCATCGTGGGCATCGGCATGCGCAGCCACGTGGGCGTGGCCAGCAAGATGTTCCGCGTGCTGAGCGAAGAGGGCATCAACATCCAGATGATTTCCACCAGCGAGATCAAGACCTCGGTCGTGATCGACGAAAAATACATGGAATTGGCCGTGCGCGCACTGCACAAAGCCTTCGACCTGGACCAACCGGCCGCCTGATGGTGGCATAATCTCGGCTTCTTTCAGGAACTGTGACCGAGTGGCCGAAGGTGCTCCCCTGCTAAGGGAGTATGGGGTGTAGAGCCTCATCGAGGGTTCGAATCCCTCCGGTTCCGCCAGATAGCAACAAAAACGCCCCTCACGGGGCGTTTTTCATTGGGAGGCTGCGCCGCGCAGCTGCCCCTGCCGCGGCCCCCGCACGCCGTGACACATTGTCCCGCTCCTGGGACATCGCCGGCCCCCTGAAGGCGCCCGGGCCCTGGTTGCCCCCTCTAGGCGCACGGGCGGAACGGCCCTTGCTATGACAAGCGAGTCCATGACCTCGCCTCATCGCCCATCGCCGCCCATGACTTCCGCCGACCTCGCCTTTGCTTCCAGGCTCGACCAGGGCGTTCGCACGGTGAGCGTGAGCGCGCCCGGGCGTCTGCACCTGGGTTTTCTGGACCCTTCCGGTTCGCTGGGGCGTGCGTTCGGCAGCCTGGGGCTGGTGATCGAGGGCTTCACCACCGACGTGGAGTTGTCGGCCTCCGCATCGTCGGACCAACTGGCGGCCGACACGCCGGCCGGCGAGGCGGAGCTGGCCCGCGCCGCGAGCTATCTGGCGGTGTTGAAGCAGCGCAGCGGCCGCCACGCGCCGCTCTCGCTGCAGCTGCGGCATGCGCTGCCGGCGCATGCAGGCTTCGGCTCGGGCACGCAGCTCGCGTCGGCGATCGGGCGGGCCTTTGCCGAATGGCATGGGCTCGACCTGGACACGGGCACGCTGGCGCACTGGCTGGGCCGCGGCCTGCGTTCGGGGATCGGCATTGCGGGTTTCGACAGCGGCGGCCTGCTGCTCGATGGCGGCCCCGGCCCGGACGGGCTGCCCGCGCCGCTGCTGTCGCGCATCGAGTTTCCCGAGGAATGGCGCGTCGTCGTCGTCCAGGACCCCGCGCACAAGGGCCTCTCGGGCGGCGCGGAGAAGAAAGCCATTGCAGCCTTGCCGCCGTTGCCGCAGGCGGGCGCGGCCGAGATCTGCCATCAGGTTCTGATGCGCGTGCTGCCTGGTGCCGCGCGCGCGGAGTTCGCGCCGTTTGCCGCGGGCATCAACCGCATGCAGCAACTGCTCGGCGAGCACTTCGCGCCGGCGCAGGGCGGCATCTACACAAGTGCCGCGGTCGGGCGGCTGATGCACTGGTTCGCAGACGCGAGCCGCGGGCATGACGCGGCCATCGGCCAGAGTTCATGGGGCCCCACGAGTTTTGCGATCGTGCCCTCGCAAGTGCGGGCCGAGATGCTTGTCGATGCGGCGCGCGCCGCCGGGCGGCTCGACCCGCGGCTGGAGCTGCGCATCGTCGCCGGCCGCAATCGCGGGGCGGTGGTGCGCGACCGGACCGCGGAGCCGCGCAAGCGCTGAATCCGCAGCTGCCGCTGTTGCAGACCTTTCATCCATCGCCATTCCTTCCACACACAACCAACACCAACGCAGGCCCACATGGAACGTCCCCGCATCCTCCACATGTTCACCCCCGGCCGACAGATGAGTCCGTTCGACATCAACATGGCAGCGGACGCCGGCTACCAGATCATCGTGCCCTACTGCGAAGTGGGCCTGGACCGCATCACCGGGCTGACGCAGGACACCATCTTCTCGCGCGGGCCGAAAGGCGTGGCGCGCACCGGCATCTTCATCGGCGGACGCGATGCGCAGCTGGCGGCCGACATGCTCGAGCGCGCGCGAACCTCGATGGTCAAGCCCTTCGTCGTCTCGCTGATGGCCGACCCGAGCGGCGCCTACACCACAGCCGCGGCCATGGTGGCCTGCGTCGAGGCCGCGCTGAAGCGCCACCATGCCCAGGGCCTGGAAGGCCAGCGCGTGGTGATCCTGGGCGGCACGGGCCCGGTGGGCCGCGTGGCGGGCGTGATCGCAGCGCAGGCTGGTGCCGATGTGTACCTGTCCAGCCGCAACGGCATCGATGCGGCGCAGGAGGCGGCCGACGAAACCGGCCAGCGCTTCGGCGTGAAGCTGCATGGCCTCTCGGGCGGCGACCCCGACGCCGTGCGCCGCTCCATCGCCGATGCCGACGTGCTGCTGGCCTGTGCGGCCGCGGGCGTGCAGGTGGTGTCGACCGAGGCGCTCGGTGCCGCGACGCGGCTCAAGGTTGCGGCCGACGTGAACGCCGTGCCGCCCGAAGGCATTGCCGGCGTCGGCGTGATGGACGATGCCAAGCCGCTGGCCGGCACGCAGGCCGTGGGCATCGGCGCGCTGGCGGTGGGCAACGTCAAGTACCAGACGCAGCATCGGCTGCTGGTGCAGATGTGCGAGGCCGAGAAGGCGCAGGTGCTGAGCTTCGCCGAAGCGTTTGCGGTGGCACGCGCGTTTCTCGTCGAGCAAGCCGGAAAGACGGCTTGAAGAAGCCAGCCCGCGCAATGCAGACGATCGCCGTTGCCGCCATCTCCGC
This genomic window from Variovorax paradoxus contains:
- a CDS encoding beta-ribofuranosylaminobenzene 5'-phosphate synthase family protein: MTSADLAFASRLDQGVRTVSVSAPGRLHLGFLDPSGSLGRAFGSLGLVIEGFTTDVELSASASSDQLAADTPAGEAELARAASYLAVLKQRSGRHAPLSLQLRHALPAHAGFGSGTQLASAIGRAFAEWHGLDLDTGTLAHWLGRGLRSGIGIAGFDSGGLLLDGGPGPDGLPAPLLSRIEFPEEWRVVVVQDPAHKGLSGGAEKKAIAALPPLPQAGAAEICHQVLMRVLPGAARAEFAPFAAGINRMQQLLGEHFAPAQGGIYTSAAVGRLMHWFADASRGHDAAIGQSSWGPTSFAIVPSQVRAEMLVDAARAAGRLDPRLELRIVAGRNRGAVVRDRTAEPRKR
- a CDS encoding aspartate kinase, whose product is MALIVHKYGGTSMGSTERIKNVAKRVAKWARAGHQMIVVPSAMSGETNRLLGLAKELAPSKPSDAHGRELDMLASTGEQASSALLAIALQAEGMEAVSYAGWQVSVRTDNSYTKARIESIDDERVRADLDAGKVVVITGFQGVDDNGNITTLGRGGSDTSAVAIAAAMKAHECLIYTDVDGVYTTDPRVEPDARRLSTVSFEEMLEMASLGSKVLQIRSVEFAGKYKVPLRVLSSFTPWDIDINEEAKSGTLITFEEDENMEQAVVSGIAFNRDEAKISVLGVPDKPGIAYHILGAVADANIEVDVIIQNLSKDGRTDFSFTVHRNEYAKTVDLLQSKVMPSLGATEIVGDTKICKVSIVGIGMRSHVGVASKMFRVLSEEGINIQMISTSEIKTSVVIDEKYMELAVRALHKAFDLDQPAA
- a CDS encoding NAD(P)-dependent methylenetetrahydromethanopterin dehydrogenase, which produces MERPRILHMFTPGRQMSPFDINMAADAGYQIIVPYCEVGLDRITGLTQDTIFSRGPKGVARTGIFIGGRDAQLAADMLERARTSMVKPFVVSLMADPSGAYTTAAAMVACVEAALKRHHAQGLEGQRVVILGGTGPVGRVAGVIAAQAGADVYLSSRNGIDAAQEAADETGQRFGVKLHGLSGGDPDAVRRSIADADVLLACAAAGVQVVSTEALGAATRLKVAADVNAVPPEGIAGVGVMDDAKPLAGTQAVGIGALAVGNVKYQTQHRLLVQMCEAEKAQVLSFAEAFAVARAFLVEQAGKTA